In Ancylothrix sp. D3o, the following proteins share a genomic window:
- a CDS encoding substrate-binding domain-containing protein — protein MAKKSGPPPIVYILIFLLLAAGGYWFFVMKQPQQETAGTQTQTNQTQTNQNQTNNTSVPQQTGDSVFKLPAFVPAGTTVSIDGSTSMVAINRSLKVGFQKQFPSTIVYTIANGTEKGLEALKSGNVDIAAISRPLTPQEKNQGLVAVPIALDAIAIVVGINNPWKQGLTSGQVEDIFEGDIKDWSKVGGQPSTIRVINRPAISGTHQTFKELVLGGGSFGSSPNITTLSQDATTPLLQALKNDGIGYATYTQVAQQQTVRVVPVNNLTPDNPAYPYQRTLFYVYKNPASPQVQAFLGYVTSPQGQQAMSGGN, from the coding sequence ATGGCAAAAAAAAGCGGGCCACCACCAATTGTTTATATTTTGATATTTTTGTTATTGGCAGCCGGTGGGTATTGGTTCTTTGTTATGAAGCAGCCACAACAAGAAACTGCCGGCACCCAAACCCAAACAAACCAAACACAAACAAACCAAAATCAAACAAACAACACTTCTGTGCCACAACAAACGGGCGATTCTGTATTTAAACTACCCGCATTCGTACCCGCCGGCACTACCGTAAGTATCGATGGTTCTACAAGCATGGTGGCTATTAATCGAAGCTTAAAAGTTGGCTTCCAAAAACAATTTCCTAGCACTATTGTGTACACCATCGCCAACGGTACGGAAAAAGGATTAGAAGCATTAAAAAGCGGCAACGTTGATATTGCAGCCATTTCCAGACCCCTCACTCCCCAAGAAAAAAATCAAGGCTTAGTCGCGGTGCCAATTGCTTTAGATGCCATCGCTATTGTTGTAGGAATTAATAACCCTTGGAAACAAGGATTAACTAGCGGTCAAGTAGAAGATATTTTTGAGGGAGATATTAAGGACTGGTCAAAAGTGGGAGGACAACCTTCTACTATTCGTGTCATTAACCGGCCTGCGATTAGCGGTACTCATCAAACCTTTAAAGAATTAGTTTTAGGAGGAGGAAGTTTTGGCAGTAGCCCTAACATTACAACCCTGAGTCAAGACGCCACCACGCCATTACTACAAGCTCTCAAAAACGATGGCATTGGTTATGCAACTTATACGCAGGTTGCCCAACAGCAAACAGTCCGCGTGGTGCCGGTGAATAACCTCACTCCAGATAATCCCGCTTACCCCTACCAACGAACGCTGTTTTATGTGTACAAAAATCCTGCTAGTCCGCAGGTGCAGGCGTTTTTGGGTTATGTAACTTCTCCTCAAGGTCAGCAGGCAATGTCCGGTGGCAATTAA
- a CDS encoding PspA/IM30 family protein, producing the protein MELVVGFAGGVWVIQIEQLLPQLETQVNQAEKYVNASKDKLNRERMKLEQYKTDMQNMKDLAEINQALGAIAKVNNDLSIDSARSQFEQAKSAVEHRHLKEQAFAELSENSAEKLQADLEKMTVDDEVNKRLQLLQERTKTQKLGE; encoded by the coding sequence TTGGAATTGGTTGTGGGGTTTGCCGGTGGAGTCTGGGTGATTCAAATTGAGCAGTTATTACCGCAATTAGAAACCCAAGTTAACCAAGCAGAAAAATATGTAAATGCTTCCAAAGATAAGCTAAACCGAGAACGGATGAAGCTGGAACAATATAAAACCGATATGCAAAATATGAAAGATTTGGCAGAAATCAACCAAGCACTCGGAGCCATTGCCAAAGTTAACAATGATTTAAGTATAGACTCAGCGCGATCCCAATTTGAGCAAGCCAAAAGCGCCGTAGAACACCGGCACTTGAAAGAACAAGCCTTTGCGGAACTCTCGGAAAATTCCGCCGAAAAATTACAGGCAGATTTGGAAAAAATGACCGTTGATGATGAAGTAAATAAACGTCTGCAATTGTTGCAAGAGCGGACAAAAACCCAAAAATTAGGCGAGTAA